From a single Dehalococcoidia bacterium genomic region:
- a CDS encoding tyrosine-type recombinase/integrase has translation DALARKYPGAASDWAWQFVFPSRALSTDPRSGAIRRHHIHPASLQRAVQRASQLVHLTKPVSCHTFRHSFATHLLESGHDIRTVQDLLGHKDVSTTMIYTHVLNQGPLGIRSPLDHL, from the coding sequence CGATGCGCTTGCCAGAAAATATCCCGGGGCCGCATCGGACTGGGCATGGCAATTTGTTTTCCCCTCCAGAGCTCTCTCCACAGACCCCCGATCCGGTGCCATCAGGCGACATCACATCCACCCGGCTAGCCTTCAGAGAGCGGTGCAACGAGCATCACAACTGGTCCATCTCACAAAACCGGTGAGTTGCCATACTTTTCGCCACAGCTTTGCCACTCATCTCCTGGAAAGCGGCCATGATATTCGAACCGTTCAGGACCTTCTGGGCCACAAAGATGTTTCCACCACCATGATCTATACCCACGTTCTCAATCAGGGACCTCTGGGGATCAGAAGCCCTCTCGATCATCTTTGA
- a CDS encoding Yip1 family protein — MKNMQEVLQQVDEIGIPSGSLWGRMIRAARLDAAFYEEIKEDGSATTQAFKALMVACAATGIGWGISIFIKDGMGLLSMTLLVGFALALSTWLLGSYAIYLVSTKLLRTGETQATFKGTLRAIGFANAPNTIGILLFVPFLGPFIFLLTLLWTFVADVIAVREVFSFSTSRAVVACIVGPVLAVSVIVAPFLTLAIIAKLA, encoded by the coding sequence ATGAAAAACATGCAAGAAGTGTTGCAACAGGTTGATGAAATCGGTATTCCATCCGGCTCGCTCTGGGGGCGGATGATTCGGGCAGCCAGGCTGGATGCCGCCTTTTATGAAGAGATCAAGGAAGATGGTTCGGCGACCACTCAGGCATTTAAAGCGCTGATGGTAGCATGTGCCGCCACCGGAATCGGCTGGGGAATTTCGATCTTCATTAAAGACGGGATGGGCTTGCTGTCAATGACCCTGTTGGTGGGTTTCGCACTGGCCCTGTCCACCTGGTTATTGGGATCTTACGCCATCTATCTGGTGAGCACCAAACTGCTTCGAACCGGAGAGACTCAGGCAACTTTTAAGGGGACGCTTCGGGCCATTGGCTTTGCTAACGCTCCCAATACGATTGGAATCCTCCTGTTTGTTCCTTTTCTGGGTCCATTCATATTCCTGCTCACCCTGCTCTGGACTTTCGTCGCTGATGTCATTGCGGTACGGGAAGTCTTCAGTTTTTCCACTTCGCGTGCCGTTGTTGCCTGCATCGTTGGACCGGTTCTCGCTGTATCGGTGATCGTGGCTCCTTTTCTGACGCTGGCTATCATCGCTAAACTTGCTTAG
- a CDS encoding MaoC/PaaZ C-terminal domain-containing protein: MNLEYYEDISLAQKWKSRAYPLSQKEMVEFATVWEPRAYHVDPEFARNTKFGGLIATGNHLISIAYRLVYEMSCEKTPPTAFIVGLGLDEIRFLVPARPGDILVLEREVISMRESKSNPEAGIVTYANRLLNQKEERVFTMNSSCLVERRRNR; this comes from the coding sequence ATGAATCTGGAATACTATGAAGACATCAGCCTGGCCCAGAAGTGGAAGTCCAGGGCGTATCCCCTCTCTCAGAAAGAAATGGTTGAATTTGCCACGGTGTGGGAGCCGAGAGCCTATCACGTCGATCCCGAGTTTGCCCGGAACACCAAATTTGGCGGTCTGATTGCCACCGGGAATCACCTGATCTCGATTGCTTATCGCCTCGTCTATGAGATGTCCTGTGAGAAAACGCCTCCAACGGCGTTCATCGTCGGGCTGGGGCTGGATGAGATTCGGTTCCTGGTCCCTGCCCGGCCCGGAGATATCCTGGTACTGGAGAGGGAAGTGATCTCCATGAGGGAATCCAAGAGCAACCCGGAAGCCGGAATCGTTACTTATGCCAACCGGCTGCTCAATCAGAAAGAGGAGCGAGTCTTTACTATGAACAGCTCCTGTCTGGTCGAACGGCGTCGCAATCGTTAG
- a CDS encoding MFS transporter: MLTPKAGRKPLGLSPNVFFLGIVSFLTDVSSEMIFTLLPLFLHNVLQAGMPIIGLIEGIAESTATLFKVVSGWLSDRLGKRKILTAWGYGISTIAKPFLYFAGSWVAVLLVKFADRTGKGVRNSPRDALLADSTAPGELGKSFGFHRALDTLGAVVGIGIAAAVVFFLQQNGVELDRSTFQTLVLVGVVPAAIAVVIVVFLVHDIRTEKKADLHIPPKSDASLKPKFDKRFKVFLAIMIVFSLGNSSDAFLVLRAQNLGLSVFHILLVFAFFNLVYALIAFPAGRLSDKLGRRKVIFTGWSIYALSYFGFALASQWWQIWLVFGLYGVYYGIAEGVARAFVADMVETEKRGTAYGLFHAAIGISVLPASVIAGLLWNWINPAAPFYFGAVLAGIAAISLIALVRE; this comes from the coding sequence GTGTTAACGCCAAAGGCAGGCAGAAAACCACTTGGCCTCAGCCCTAACGTCTTCTTTCTGGGCATCGTGAGCTTCCTCACCGATGTCTCCAGCGAGATGATTTTCACCCTCTTGCCTCTCTTTCTGCATAATGTGCTTCAAGCAGGCATGCCGATTATCGGACTCATCGAGGGGATTGCCGAGAGCACCGCCACGCTGTTCAAGGTGGTCAGCGGCTGGTTGAGCGATAGGCTGGGAAAACGGAAGATATTAACGGCCTGGGGATATGGTATTTCCACGATAGCCAAACCGTTTTTGTATTTCGCCGGATCATGGGTGGCCGTGCTCCTGGTGAAGTTTGCCGATCGTACCGGGAAGGGAGTGCGCAATTCCCCACGCGATGCGCTGTTGGCCGATTCCACTGCCCCCGGCGAACTGGGCAAGAGCTTTGGCTTCCATCGAGCCCTGGATACACTCGGTGCAGTGGTCGGGATAGGGATAGCCGCCGCCGTCGTTTTTTTCCTGCAACAGAATGGCGTGGAACTCGATCGCTCCACCTTCCAGACCTTGGTACTGGTCGGAGTGGTTCCGGCAGCGATTGCCGTGGTGATTGTTGTGTTTCTGGTCCACGATATCCGGACTGAGAAGAAGGCTGATCTGCATATTCCGCCGAAGTCGGATGCATCCCTAAAACCGAAGTTTGATAAGCGCTTCAAAGTGTTCCTGGCGATCATGATCGTCTTCAGCCTGGGGAATTCGAGCGATGCCTTTCTGGTGTTGCGAGCTCAAAATCTGGGGCTCTCGGTTTTCCACATCCTTCTCGTGTTTGCGTTCTTCAATCTGGTCTATGCCCTGATCGCATTCCCCGCGGGCAGGCTCTCCGATAAGCTGGGCCGAAGAAAGGTGATCTTCACGGGCTGGTCCATTTATGCCCTGAGCTACTTTGGGTTCGCCTTAGCTTCACAGTGGTGGCAAATATGGCTTGTTTTCGGGCTATATGGAGTATATTATGGTATTGCCGAAGGGGTCGCCCGGGCATTTGTGGCTGACATGGTGGAAACAGAAAAAAGAGGTACGGCCTACGGCCTGTTTCATGCCGCTATAGGGATATCGGTCCTTCCGGCAAGTGTTATCGCCGGGCTGTTGTGGAATTGGATCAACCCCGCTGCGCCCTTCTACTTTGGCGCAGTTCTGGCAGGGATCGCTGCCATCTCTCTCATCGCCCTGGTTCGGGAATGA